Within Methanobrevibacter sp., the genomic segment GGTCATTTAGTTGCTGAAAAGTTCCCTCACTTAAAATTTGTTTTCCATATAGGTCAGGAAAAACACCGTGGAATGTATAACACTAACGAATTATTATTACTTGGTATGAACTATGATGATGAAAAATACCAAGAAATCAAAGACTCAGTTACTCAATACGATGTAATCAATATGCAATATACTTCAGGAACTGAAGGATTCCCAAAAGGTGTAATGTTAACCAGTCGTAACATTGTAAACGATGGTTTCTACATTGGAGAAAACATGAATTATTCTCCAAAAGACAGATTACTCTTACAAGTGCCTCTTTTCCATTGTTTCGGTACTGTTTTAGGTGTAATGGCTGTAATAACTCACGGATCTACTATGGTAGTTCTTGAAGAGTATGATCCTCTCTTAGCTATTTCATCCATCCAAAAAGAAAAATGTACTTCCATTTATGGGGTACCTACAATGTTCATTGGTATGATGAATCACCCAATGTTTGAAATGTTTGATATGTCATCATTACGTACTGGTATTATGGCAGGTTCCACTTGT encodes:
- a CDS encoding AMP-binding protein, which translates into the protein MSELFTELSLGKFFETMVEKQPDHEFIVYPDRNLRFTYKEFDERVDNLAKGMLAIGIEKGDHVGIWAKNVPEWLTYMFATAKIGATIVTVNTAYQSHELEYVLGQSDMKALAMTDAFRDTSYFDIINELVPELKTCARGHLVAEKFPHLKFVFHIGQEKHRGMYNTNELLLLGMNYDDEKYQEIKDSVTQYDVINMQYTSGTEGFPKGVMLTSRNIVNDGFYIGENMNYSPKDRLLLQVPLFHCFGTVLGVMAVITHGSTMVVLEEYDPLLAISSIQKEKCTSIYGVPTMFIGMMNHPMFEMFDMSSLRTGIMAGSTC